The following proteins are encoded in a genomic region of Neospora caninum Liverpool complete genome, chromosome XI:
- a CDS encoding Major facilitator superfamily MFS_1, related, protein MASEPFIDFKPSEAGLPPVPPSPSQSSAEDEPLVRSDKKAKKERLNSMKTKSLMMVNASAALDGCDDQLLPATFRALERDLSFHPSLLGYITLAQTMCLSLLCPLWGYLSDRHSRKWLLAFGTFAWGLTTTLLGLVSDFWQVTALRALNGVFLGSVGPISQSILADTAASKSLGYSFGLIQLCSCIGRLVGGVVTTSVALLDVGMIRGWRVCFFCVGGASIVLGLLIAFFLEEIPRKSSRRRAKFVDESGGTGGPVPQPQDDQNWLSFFKDVFSQSLSTPSIVIILAEGLLGTVPWSAFSFNTMYFQYCAMSDLEAAVLTGSLLMGAAAGGVMGGLLGDRLFYWSRGHGRPLVGQVAMLCRIPLLVLAYVVVPKEEEYFYAYFLIALFVGFTSMSGVAVNRPILSDVVRPDHKGTVFAITVALEGSSAAILGAPLVGVLAESAFGYERTSLLVKDMPASLRLGNASALAKSLFLLTVIPWSISFFLYGMLHFTYEKDQIALAKIVSEEYERADDEDIAPTDAGSVATLEDNTFRGVRSGSVRTPPVTSDSDNDAERRMA, encoded by the exons ATGGCGAGTGAGCCGTTCATTGACTTCAAGCCTTCCGAGGCAGGGCTTCCGCCCGTTCCGCCGTCCCCGTCCCAGAGCAGCGCCGAAGACGAGCCGCTGGTCCGTAGCgacaagaaggcgaagaaggaacgtCTGAACTCTATGAAAACCAAGTCGCTGATGATGGTCAACGCCTCAGCAGCGCTCGATGGATGCGACGACCAGCTTCTTCCGGCAACCTTTCGCGCTCTGGAACGCGATCTGAGCTTCCATCCGTCGCTGCTCGGATATATCACTCTCGCTCAGACAAtgtgcctctcgcttctctgtcctctttgGGGCTATTTGTCTGACCGGCACTCGCGCAAATGGCTTCTCGCGTTTGGAACGTTTGCATGGGGGCTCACCACCACGCTTCTCGGACTCGTTTCGGACTTCTGGCAA GTCACAGCCCTGCGTGCTCTCAACGGCGTTTTCCTCGGGAGTGTGGGGCCGATCTCCCAGAGCATTTTGGCGGACACTGCTGCGAGCAAGAGCCTCGGCTATTCCTTCGGTTTGATCCAGCTCTGCTCGTGTATCGGGCGCCTCGTTGGTGGTGTCGTCACCACTTCAGTGGCGCTGCTCGACGTTGGTATGATCCGG GGCTGGCGTGTGTGCTTCTTTTgcgtcggcggcgcgagCATTGTCCTCGGGCTTCTcatcgcgtttttcctcgagGAGATCCCCCGGAAGAGTTCACGGAGACGTGCAAAGTTCGTCGATGAAAGCGGCGGAACAGGTGGGCCGGTCCCGCAGCCGCAGGACGACCAGAACTGGTTGTCCTTTTTCAAGGACGTTTTCTCccagtctctctctaccCCGTCCATCGTTATCATTCTTGCTGAA GGCCTTTTGGGAACAGTCCCCTGGTCCGCCTTCAGCTTCAACACCATGTACTTCCAGTACTGCGCGATGAGCGATCTTGAGGCGGCCGTCCTCACCGGATCGCTTCTCAtgggcgcggcggcgggtGGCGTTATGGGCGGGCTGCTTGGAGACCGTCTTTTCTACTGGAGCCGTGGTCACGGTCGTCCTCTTGTGG GTCAAGTGGCGATGCTGTGTCGAattcctcttctcgtcctcgcctaCGTTGTGGTCCCGAAGGAGGAAGAATATTTCTATGCCTACTTCCTTATCGCTCTGTTTGTCGGCTTCACGTCCATGAGTGGAGTCGCTGTCAACCGGCCGATTCTCTCAGATGTTGTTCGCCCGGACCACAAAGGAACGGTCTTTGCTATC ACTGTTGCGCTGGAGGGTAGCAGCGCCGCCATCCTCGGTGCGCCTTTGGTCGGTGTCCTCGCTGAATCCGCTTTCGGCTACGAGAGAACTTCGCTCCTGGTCAAGGATATGCCTGCCAGTCTGCGACTGGGAAACGCCTCGGCGCTCGCCaagtctcttttcctccttaCGGTGATTCCGTGGTCCatctcgttcttcctgtACGGCATGCTACATTTCACTTACG AGAAGGATCAAATCGCGCTGGCGAAGATTGTTAGCGAGGAGTACGAACGCGCAGACGATGAGGATATCGCGCCCACAGACGCGGGTTCTGTCGCTACCCTTGAAGACAACACGTTTAGGGGCGTCCGCAGTGGATCTGTGCGGACGCCGCCTGTCACCTCGGATAGTGATAAtgacgcggagagaaggatgGCATAA
- a CDS encoding putative nucleotidase has translation MPFGSSVEGAAPPDGDSVWRGSAETENNGAFVVGSGKTQGGAHDSVEVDVGKISPLSTKDSSYQSLVGKGGPASDGVEAGDVGDGRGVCTEHAEREGREEQPGEDAGTAKLRIIHFNDVYNVFPMPGGLGGGAASFYTGVREKGGSDCLLLFSGDIFSPASLSEASKGRQMAELLNYLDVHTSCYGNHDLDFGWEWLELLAGTTKCKWVMSNARSKSGGGILANAQRYRIFEWGTTQRVVVGVMALIEEDWIDTLNVPDQNEILYQDFVEAGREMVELFRRRGCDLVIALTHMRWNNDEKLAREVDGIDLILGGHDHAYETKLVNGKAVIKSGSDFREFSSITLTSKLHIREQGTSHPTGFSADRRPPSPRLDECAAKRKRLACSVSNDGGMAVDGASAGKQGGCGEPTVDSGCCSMTGHGRNKNDVIDGIHTQETQPAKVWSSGRWWVSCEKVCVTADRFPADDGVMEMLIRYQTTYRNTQGGVIGAFPVMLETRFCEVRTRECNSGSWVADLMREYYGADIALYNSGGIRSDCVFAEGEVVTDETLHALFSGIRKLCVIGVRGNLLKSILETSVSRWPQLEGRFLHISGLRFVFDGYASVDKRVVEDQIKILSRETGEWGPVDQDKVYSVATATFLACGGDGLSMLVDCPTLPSPGRDIRDLSVLARLWFCRQHGKSGFEDVEEVPPHECEWIDRVHMRDENHPDWRIRRL, from the coding sequence ATGCCGTTCGGTTCATCCGTTGAAGGCGCAGCGCCCCCAGACGGCGACAGCGTCTGGCGCGGATcggcagaaacggagaatAATGGCGCGTTTGTCGTTGGCAGCGGCAAGACGCAGGGGGGAGCTCACGACTCGGTCGAGGTGGACGTGGGAAAGATCAGTCCACTCAGTACAAAGGATTCATCCTACCAATCGCTCGTGGGGAAAGGGGGGCCTGCCAGCGATGGCGTCGAAGCGGGCGATGTAGGTGATGGacgcggtgtatgtacagagCACGCTGAGAGGGAGGGACGGGAAGAACAGCcaggggaagacgcaggcacCGCGAAACTGCGAATCATCCATTTTAACGATGTCTACAATGTCTTCCCCATGCCTGGGGGCCttggcggcggcgcagcgtcCTTCTATACTGGGGTCCGCGAGAAGGGCGGCTCCGActgccttctccttttcagTGGGGATATCTTTAGTCCTGCGAGTTTGTCTGAAGCATCAAAGGGACGACAGATGGCCGAGTTGCTCAATTACCTGGACGTGCATACGTCGTGCTATGGGAACCACGACTTGGACTTTGGCTGGGAGTGGCTAGAACTCCTCGCGGGAACGACGAAATGCAAGTGGGTGATGAGCAATGCGAGATCGAAGAGTGGGGGCGGAATTCTCGCGAACGCCCAAAGATACCGAATTTTCGAGTGGGGCACGACACAGCGCGTCGTCGTCGGGGTCATGGCGCTCATCGAAGAGGACTGGATAGATACACTCAACGTTCCAGATCAGAACGAGATCTTGTACCAAGATTTTGTCGAAGCGGGGCGGGAAATGGTGGAATTGTTCAGGCGGCGGGGGTGCGACTTGGTGATTGCGTTGACTCATATGAGGTGGAATAACGACGAAAAACTCGCGCGAGAAGTTGACGGGATTGATCTCATTCTCGGTGGCCATGACCACGCCTATGAGACAAAGCTGGTCAACGGCAAAGCTGTGATAAAGAGCGGCTCGGACTTTCGAGAATTCTCTTCAATCACCCTGACTTCCAAGCTGCATATTCGCGAGCAAGGCACGTCTCACCCGACGGGGTTCTCTGCGGATCGCcggccgccgtcgcctcgacTGGACGAGTGCGCAGCCAAACGCAAGCGTCTCGCGTGCTCTGTCTCGAATGACGGGGGAATGGCTGTCGATGGGGCATCCGCAGGAAAGCAGGGGGGCTGTGGGGAACCGACTGTTGACTCCGGTTGTTGCTCCATGACTGGTCATGGGAGGAACAAAAACGATGTCATTGACGGAATTCATACGCAGGAAACGCAGCCCGCGAAAGTATGGAGCAGTGGTCGCTGGTGGGTATCCTGCGAAAAAGTCTGTGTCACGGCGGACCGGTTTCCGGCTGATGACGGCGTCATGGAAATGCTGATTCGGTATCAGACCACGTACCGCAACACACAAGGAGGCGTCATTGGCGCTTTCCCCGTTATGCTCGAAACACGTTTCTGCGAGGTCCGAACCCGCGAATGTAACAGCGGCAGCTGGGTTGCAGACCTCATGCGAGAGTATTACGGCGCAGATATCGCTCTCTACAACTCGGGCGGCATCCGATCCGACTGCGTCTTTGCCGAAGGGGAGGTCGTGACTGACGAGACGCTCcacgctctcttctccgggATACGCAAATTGTGCGTCATCGGGGTTCGAGGGAATCTTCTCAAGTCGATATTGGAGACCAGCGTGAGTCGCTGGCCGCAGTTGGAAGGCCGGTTTTTGCATATCTCCGGTCTGCGTTTCGTGTTTGACGGTTATGCGAGCGTCGACAAGCGCGTCGTAGAGGACCAAATCAAGATTCTCAgtcgggagacaggcgaatgGGGGCCCGTCGATCAAGATAAGGTTTACTCTGTCGCGACAGCCACATTCCTGGCGTGTGGGGGGGATGGCCTCTCCATGTTGGTGGACTGCCCTACCCTTCCGTCGCCGGGGCGAGATATTCGAGATCTGTCTGTGCTGGCGCGCCTCTGGTTTTGTAGACAACACGGGAAGTCCGGCTTCGAAGACGTCGAAGAAGTGCCCCCACACGAGTGTGAATGGATCGACCGTGTGCATATGAGGGACGAAAACCACCCTGATTGGCGAATCCGAAGACTGTAG